A single region of the Lycium barbarum isolate Lr01 chromosome 2, ASM1917538v2, whole genome shotgun sequence genome encodes:
- the LOC132627711 gene encoding homeobox-leucine zipper protein HAT22-like, with protein sequence MICNTRLSLSLASSTAPHDAPSHQNYNNRESTHDDHHQELDTINPIPSLNLCLSTSSEFTNCNMNPQVNSSVSSFSNTSVKRERDPSLEEEVQLETNKVKIISPKALVDDQDHDEDVHEYGTRKKLRLSKEQSDVLEDSFKEHTTLNSKQKRDLARRLSLRPRQVEVWFQNRRARTKLKQTEVDCEILRKCYEDLKDENGRLKKELQELKSMKMSAPFRVQLSAATLSMCPSCEKTYGGAGDNSTKISFSMGDQKPQFYGSFTNPSAALLS encoded by the exons ATGATATGCAATACAAGGCTGAGTCTAAGCTTAGCATCATCTACTGCTCCTCATGATGCACCTTCTCATCAAAATTACAACAATAGAGAATCAACCCATGATGATCATCATCAAGAATTAGATACTATTAATCCCATCCCTTCTTTAAATCTTTGCTTATCAACTTCATCGGAGTTCACAAATTGTAACATGAACCCTCAAGTTAATTCGTCGGTTTCTTCGTTTTCTAACACAAGTGTCAAAAGAGAAAGAGATCCTAGCCTTGAAGAAGAAGTACAATTGGAGACCAATAAAGTTAAAATAATTTCTCCAAAGGCATTAGTTGATGATCAAGATCATGATGAAGATGTTCATGAGTATGGTACGAGGAAGAAACTTAGACTCAGTAAGGAGCAATCTGATGTTTTAGAAGATAGCTTCAAAGAGCACACTACTCTTAATTCT aagCAAAAGCGAGATCTAGCGAGACGATTAAGCTTACGTCCTCGACAAGTGGAAGTATGGTTTCAGAATCGAAGAGCCAG GACCAAGCTGAAACAAACAGAAGTAGACTGTGAAATACTTCGAAAATGTTACGAAGACTTAAAAGACGAGAACGGAAGGCTAAAAAAAGAACTACAAGAGCTGAAATCTATGAAAATGTCAGCACCCTTTCGTGTACAGTTATCGGCAGCAACCCTTAGTATGTGCCCTTCGTGTGAGAAAACTTATGGTGGTGCTGGCGATAATTCCACCAAAATCTCTTTCTCAATGGGAGATCAAAAGCCTCAGTTTTATGGTTCCTTCACAAATCCGTCAGCAGCTTTGCTAAGCTAG